One stretch of Lolium rigidum isolate FL_2022 unplaced genomic scaffold, APGP_CSIRO_Lrig_0.1 contig_15802_1, whole genome shotgun sequence DNA includes these proteins:
- the LOC124680412 gene encoding UDP-glycosyltransferase 83A1-like, translating to MAAAATQPRVMVLPFPAQGHVIPLMELSGKLTEHGIEVDFVNTEFNRDRILESMVEEGGIPDGIRMLSIPDGLGPGDDHADIGKFVRDLPSAMSGRLEEMIRSNKIKWVIVDGSMSWALEVASKAGARVALFSTYSAAVFALRVNLPKLIEEGVLDENGNVSRNARIQMMPPIDASEIPWVSLASTSAPERRRNNIQNVLKTNLSMPLAEMIICNTSAEMEPDALALLPNAMPLGPLVAPSSGPAGNFLPEDLTCLTWLDAQAPGSVVYIAFGSSGFLDATQFQELGDGLALSGRPFLWVVRPKFTTGVGVGQDWFDEFKRRVGGKGMVVAWAPQQRVLAHPSVACFVSHCGWNSTMEGVLHGVPFLCWPYFADQFCNQSYICNVWGMGVKLCRDEQGVVTKEEIENKVVRLLEDREIKARAATWKHKTSASIAEGGSSYQNLLKLVNLLREQ from the exons ATGGCTGCTGCTGCTACACAACCTCGTGTGATGGTGCTACCTTTCCCAGCACAGGGCCATGTGATCCCGCTGATGGAGCTGTCCGGCAAGCTTACCGAGCATGGCATCGAGGTCGACTTCGTGAACACCGAGTTTAACCGCGATCGCATCCTCGaatccatggtggaggagggaggTATTCCTGATGGGATTCGCATGCTCTCCATCCCAGATGGCCTGGGCCCTGGAGATGACCACGCAGACATTGGCAAGTTCGTAAGGGAC TTGCCGTCCGccatgtccggccggctcgagGAGATGATCAGGTCCAACAAGATCAAGTGGGTGATAGTTGATGGATCCATGAGCTGGGCACTGGAAGTGGCATCCAAGGCGGGAGCCCGTGTCGCCTTGTTCTCGACGTACTCTGCAGCTGTGTTTGCGCTCAGGGTGAACCTCCCCAAACTGATTGAGGAAGGCGTTCTTGATGAAAATG GAAATGTAAGCAGGAACGCGAGGATCCAAATGATGCCACCCATTGACGCGTCAGAGATCCCCTGGGTCAGCCTGGCGAGCACCAGCGCCCCTGAGAGGCGTAGAAACAACATCCAAAACGTCCTCAAGACGAACCTGTCGATGCCACTCGCCGAGATGATCATCTGCAACACTTCCGCGGAGATGGAACCCGACGCACTGGCTCTCCTCCCCAACGCAATGCCGCTTGGCCCGCTGGTGGCGCCCTCGTCGGGGCCGGCCGGAAATTTCTTGCCCGAAGATCTCACCTGCCTCACCTGGCTCGACGCACAGGCCCCCGGCTCCGTCGTCTACATCGCCTTCGGTAGCTCGGGATTCTTGGACGCGACGCAGTTCCAAGAGCTTGGCGACGGGCTCGCCCTCTCCGGCCGACCGTTCCTGTGGGTGGTCCGCCCAAAATTCACTACCGGCGTAGGTGTCGGACAAGATTGGTTCGACGAGTTCAAGCGCCGGGTCGGTGGCAAGGGGATGGTCGTCGCCTGGGCGCCGCAGCAGCGCGTGCTCGCGCATCCCTCCGTCGCCTGCTTCGTGTCGCACTGTGGGTGGAACTCCACCATGGAAGGCGTGCTGCACGGCGTTCCATTTCTGTGCTGGCCTTACTTCGCCGACCAGTTCTGCAACCAGAGCTACATCTGCAACGTATGGGGCATGGGTGTCAAGCTCTGCCGAGACGAACAAGGGGTGgtcaccaaggaggagatcgagaacAAGGTCGTGAGGCTGCTCGAAGACAGAGAGATCAAGGCGAGGGCCGCGACGTGGAAGCACAAGACGTCCGCGAGCATCGCAGAAGGAGGGTCCTCGTATCAGAACCTGCTCAAGCTTGTGAATCTGCTAAGAGAACAATAA
- the LOC124680413 gene encoding UDP-glycosyltransferase 83A1-like, with protein MATAAQSRVMVLPFPAQGHVIPLMELSRKLVKHGFEIDFINTEFNHGRLLEALAEKGAIPGGIHMLSIPDGLGPAEDHTDIGAFVKGLPAAMSGRLEEMITSRKIKWMIADVSMSWALQLATTAGVRVALFSTYSAAVFGLRMNLPKLIEDGVLDESGNVMRHERVQLMPPVDAGEIPWVSLGSTAERRKTNVQNVLRTNRLMPLAEMIICNTFIEMEPDALALLPNALPLGPLVEPTARPAGHFLPEDLTCLTWLDTQAPGSVIYIAFGSSGVLDATQFQELADGLALSGRPFMWVVRPKFTTGVGQDWLDVFKHRVDGKGLVVGWAPQQRVLSHPSVACFVSHCGWNSTMEGMLHGVPFVCWPYFADQFCNQSYICNVWGTGVKLCRDKRGVVTKEEIESKVAWLLGDEEIKGRAAKWKHKASASIIEGGSSHQNLLELVNLVREQSYPSG; from the exons ATGGCTACTGCTGCTCAATCTCGTGTCATGGTGCTACCGTTCCCTGCACAGGGCCATGTCATCCCGCTCATGGAGCTCTCGCGCAAGCTCGTCAAGCACGGCTTCGAGATCGACTTCATAAACACCGAGTTCAACCACGGTCGTCTCCTTGAAGCCTTAGCAGAGAAGGGAGCAATCCCCGGTGGAATTCACATGCTCTCCATCCCAGACGGCCTAGGACCTGCTGAGGACCACACCGATATCGGTGCATTTGTCAAGGGCCTACCGGCCGCCATGTCCGGCCGTCTCGAGGAGATGATCACATCGAGAAAGATCAAGTGGATGATAGCAGACGTGTCCATGAGCTGGGCGCTGCAGCTGGCCACCACAGCCGGTGTCCGTGTCGCCCTGTTCTCCACTTACTCTGCGGCCGTGTTTGGCCTCAGGATGAACCTCCCCAAACTGATAGAAGATGGTGTTCTGGACGAAAGCG GGAATGTAATGAGGCATGAGAGGGTCCAACTGATGCCGCCCGTCGACGCGGGAGAAATCCCATGGGTCAGCCTGGGAAGCACCGCTGAGAGGCGCAAAACCAACGTCCAAAACGTCCTGAGGACCAACCGGTTGATGCCACTGGCTGAGATGATCATCTGTAACACTTTCATCGAGATGGAACCAGACGCGCTGGCTCTCCTCCCCAACGCGCTGCCGCTCGGCCCGCTGGTTGAGCCGACGGCGAGGCCAGCCGGACATTTCCTGCCCGAAGACCTGACATGCCTGACCTGGCTGGACACGCAGGCCCCTGGCTCCGTTATCTACATCGCCTTCGGGAGCTCGGGCGTCTTGGACGCGACACAGTTCCAAGAGCTCGCCGACGGGCTCGCCCTCTCCGGCCGACCGTTCATGTGGGTGGTCCGTCCGAAATTCACCACCGGCGTCGGACAAGATTGGTTGGACGTGTTCAAGCACCGCGTCGATGGCAAGGGGCTAGTCGTTGGCTGGGCACCGCAGCAGCGCGTGCTTTCGCACCCCTCCGTCGCCTGCTTCGTGTCACACTGTGGGTGGAACTCGACCATGGAAGGCATGCTGCACGGCGTACCGTTCGTGTGCTGGCCTTACTTCGCCGACCAGTTCTGCAACCAGAGCTACATCTGCAACGTGTGGGGCACGGGCGTCAAACTTTGCCGTGACAAACGAGGGGTGGTCACCAAAGAGGAGATCGAGAGCAAGGTCGCCTGGCTGCTCGGAGACGAAGAGATCAAAGGGAGGGCCGCGAAGTGGAAGCACAAGGCGTCTGCGAGCATCATAGAGGGCGGATCTTCCCATCAGAACTTGCTCGAGCTTGTGAATCTGGTAAGAGAACAATCCTACCCTAGTGGATGA
- the LOC124680409 gene encoding UDP-glycosyltransferase 83A1-like, with the protein MAAPPSPRPHVMVLPFPAQGHVMPLMELSHRLVDHGLQVDFVNTDFNHDRVLNAMAAETGAVPDGIHMVSLPDGMGPDGDRTDIAMLADGLPAAMLGPLEQMIRSKKIKWLIADVSMCWALELAITAGVRVALFSTFSAAVFLLRLHIPKLIEDGIIDVCGKVTRNKTIQLSPKMPPIEATEIPWTSMSSSPDRIKVIIKNVLKTNPAVSQAATVICNTFEEIESEALDLVPNSLPVGPLEAPPASSSSAAGQFWPEDMTCLAWLDAQARSSVIYVAFGSFTVFNATRFQELADGLELTGRPFLWAVRPNFTDGVVGQGWLDAFKLQVEGKGLVVGWAPQQRVLSHPSVACFVSHCGWNSTMEGLRNGVPFLCWPYFADQFCNQSYVCNVWGTGIKLCADEHEVVTKEEIKGKVDQLLGDEEIKVRAAMWKDKACASIAEGGSSHQNLLKLVNLLREQ; encoded by the exons ATGGCTGCTCCTCCTAGTCCTCGGCCACACGTCATGGTGCTGCCCTTCCCCGCACAGGGCCACGTCATGCCTCTCATGGAGCTCTCCCACCGGCTCGTCGACCACGGGCTCCAGGTCGACTTCGTGAACACGGACTTCAACCACGACCGCGTCCTCAACGCCATGGCAGCCGAGACGGGAGCCGTCCCCGACGGCATCCACATGGTCTCGTTACCGGACGGCATGGGCCCCGACGGCGATCGTACCGACATCGCCATGCTAGCTGACGGCTTGCCGGCCGCCATGCTCGGCCCCCTCGAGCAGATGATCAGGTCCAAGAAGATCAAGTGGCTGATCGCCGATGTGTCCATGTGCTGGGCGCTGGAGCTGGCCATCACGGCGGGTGTCCGTGTCGCCTTGTTCTCGACCTTCTCCGCCGCCGTGTTCCTGCTCCGGCTACACATTCCAAAGCTGATCGAGGACGGTATCATCGACGTATGTG GGAAAGTGACGAGGAACAAGACTATCCAGCTGAGCCCGAAGATGCCGCCCATCGAGGCGACCGAGATCCCGTGGACAAGCATGAGCAGCTCGCCGGACAGGATCAAGGTGATTATAAAGAACGTGCTAAAGACAAATCCGGCCGTATCACAGGCTGCTACTGTCATCTGCAACACGTTCGAGGAGATCGAATCGGAGGCGCTCGACCTGGTCCCGAACTCGCTGCCCGTCGGCCCGCTGGAAGCGCCGCCTGCGTCGAGTTCGTCGGCGGCCGGGCAGTTCTGGCCCGAGGACATGACGTGTCTTGCCTGGCTCGACGCGCAGGCCCGCAGCTCGGTCATCTACGTGGCGTTCGGGAGCTTCACCGTCTTCAACGCGACGCGGTTCCAGGAGCTCGCCGACGGGCTCGAGCTCACTGGCAGGCCCTTTCTCTGGGCGGTCCGGCCGAACTTCACCGACGGGGTGGTCGGCCAGGGTTGGCTCGACGCGTTCAAGCTCCAGGTCGAGGGCAAGGGGCTGGTCGTCGGCTGGGCGCCACAGCAGCGCGTCCTCTCGCATCCCTCCGTCGCATGCTTCGTGTCTCACTGCGGATGGAACTCCACCATGGAAGGGCTGCGGAACGGCGTGCCATTCCTGTGCTGGCCTTACTTCGCCGACCAGTTCTGCAACCAGAGCTACGTATGCAACGTATGGGGCACGGGCATCAAGCTCTGCGCCGACGAACATGAGGTGGTCACCAAGGAGGAGATCAAGGGCAAGGTCGACCAGCTGCTGGGCGACGAGGAGATCAAGGTGAGGGCAGCCATGTGGAAGGACAAGGCGTGCGCAAGCATTGCCGAGGGAGGATCATCACACCAGAACCTCCTCAAGCTTGTGAATTTGCTAAGAGAACAATAA